Proteins encoded together in one Bactrocera neohumeralis isolate Rockhampton chromosome 4, APGP_CSIRO_Bneo_wtdbg2-racon-allhic-juicebox.fasta_v2, whole genome shotgun sequence window:
- the LOC126756462 gene encoding uncharacterized protein LOC126756462, with the protein MRRTRPHLQELSSPSTASPQRTRQRTTSTPSLESPDEQLIIESGEHLQPYSPSDTIESLALSTGMSTPVEFIATEESLPVPDVVKVKEIPPEAVGSSNQPSAAPKEKHIAGGELSPVCISSDSTNDSDCVVVEEPTQPKKEEPHRKRRASPYHYHFWRPRSPLKSFKKKKLSASRERAQSASGSREYAKHSVESWSTQDVIPEAKKPGNYPETSARKKNTNQPKKPNTDSNIATSGDNKPSVSTKQTKEGILETKSVKKESNSPQKSKTEETKFKASMKKRKKAKSKKRHATKSKDSTEQASVQISEEHRVEKDSNPAQKSSVSTDIRTKVTKRDGKKSKLSAIPTKLKSLHEHEKTPQESLITTETKQSKTSIVTKGKKDGSQDTLVSTETHETKCKTQTERSVAKTDSKLSERTAHKSTESKTSSVPKDVSKARSDSKSPSKSAEFKETQLVAVVTKRADIDDSLPNTSLPKAKETKTAQKMSFVDIVKALLPRIKSRRQALTISQEVAARINRQPLYQPQSLTSRLLRSAGVQTAMNWYHIIPLHRDAASCSLRELIRIAVQYEKQVLGKTGTHNLPIHIAKCPQRPLCTIRPDISAATTSRSAETDVRWFELVQVLDSPGQRFYCRAILPRRNTSSGQTAQHTAGNSQTTGVSKTTRQTVLTTAQAPQTTQSRVEMTSTATQSDLQTTPSNVAVGTHDADIPIKTDVAVGTDDSENQIPESSKLTAATQTQPISTKTQSTLCDVPEQVNAATQYDPPPLVRDPVVIETDGGEVNTLAILCQLTMLAPLATHTSVQTTGFEVDTLFSLCRVAMSEPVSKQAATQTIGIEVKIQAILTDATELPTNEQYSQWEPQRQVEEQPLDYLNTAETSNNTQAVSNRLPVEVEVNIDRILGELSLESNSDLDENVKQSIMVSDVVDISNTHTNSKRETLSDILPDGVTTLSSDSSEGPWDVRNLRENINEIDKECKFTFANVDLHSDASLDMRPSTSEPALHRLNMLKKDHVWQFKPNFSARRNSGSSSETVELAIWQEIECMRKAKSANVISDTQTTQTASRQQISTTKDERCTQNTEHDEKNSRNENIDVQNQPPNFNGLALQRSVPPTPIQRIPCVSLDRLVSTNSRDMKRQITRRYSDPECGVGTMHDTAERQNSILLAHKYVTTQLDGIPSMQEIRARREVINNLYTQFGNLNSNIVWIGRLRRPVDIRITIRHILGITKNITSFVGDCLNISKFCSLQVLQDSIANLVPDGEMVLSIGCFLPQNAKFTEGYEIVFNELKVTLKESKVPRIKKEDIEMYLYPLQSGATFDCGTQSEEWIGFLNNEHRPNLLLAFMIHSKRMCSPFSYLFDKAFERAMKASQIIIDAEVANQSNTEESENNGSEVQNQMKSEQNIPDTPSRQPSTESSGSKATEVQNEPRSAVTVPDTPSKQPSTESSGSKATEVPNEPRSSVAVPDTAFRRPSTESSASNNTEVTNQSRTKETLTATIGKRTSFESAYDGDISQSLDGLSHTEVTPVKSAPEHKRVTEEHADTDYEDTPKNRKKASRMKRRSKLPNKSTSSPPTTESTDKSIKDEDGLQSKGSAKRKQSLKKRKKREVSLLTPPSSSSFYKSERLTMRRPENSGNENNVISVPAVSLSQITNREIISHPFQETLNISKGSVSESQNQAFPRMRSLTSSSSIDEETSKQEAEQIAKRKDRNTRKECQHKQGRSGDNRSGSIRIVEYETDANINTDDDFSTYGKLSTETDIYNIKDVDLSYTSSTSDGNTKKKYKLKQDRKKRTLQKRSSDYVSLASEYETKCKESPRQTNSTDSSLEIIDLTGIDSSSSDDETDSENEEIKTSSSERKLRPSSAHSVIARNEFDTHTPTVEKSLDMASKHCSPDLGSESRKGSEGGVTTHKEHTRETSLQNTESEKHEARDKENQSLRFNISGENKPEDRINTETFGSTYNSSIMQPGRSDSGAFDLHYSDSESDETSSDSNSSVKTTISKAASIKVAEETTKDNETDKKDDNQAINDSDRRHSTESGEKARSSKTSNEDTSSGTESSGSSTTTSSGSKNENSSHSSSSDDDTLKDETQTTIPQNKTNESGMQDMAENTDAEDTEGEEDMLQTESFDQNTNLEIVEAFNNSRHMRRIAEGFAGSLSNAEESQSVEKRQYILTEQHQAIVMPTTSSVQPSPNRAPKDPIFRKPAKPINPPESENLKSNESAYWPFPLSEREPRRGWATEAAQAESGEVRSQQVSCTCLDSSIIESTLAAPQGPSRVIRETPEAAIEEAAIGGTFDIPTSPTSSGPACVENSSVHLNEEDWSISNLLENSTDNWEDWAVQARNELIDVYSSDVLLLEESSNTQVKESSKDDIVPK; encoded by the exons ATGAGACGAACTCGCCCTCACTTGCAGGAATTATCATCACCAAGTACAGCCTCGCCACAACGCACAAGACAACGTACAACATCGACACCGTCACTGGAGTCTCCAGATGAGCAACTTATAATTGAATCGGGTGAACATTTGCAGCCATATTCACCTTCTGATACAATTGAAAGTTTGGCGCTCTCGACTGGTATGTCAACTCCTGTAGAATTTATTGCAACTGAAGAATCATTACCGGTACCTGATGTAgtaaaagttaaagaaattcCACCTGAAGCCGTTGGTAGTTCTAACCAGCCATCAGCTGCTCCAAAGGAAAAGCATATTGCGGGCGGTGAGTTGTCGCCCGTTTGTATATCAAGTGACTCAACAAATGACTCAGATTGCGTGGTTGTAGAAGAACCGACTCAACCGAAGAAAGAAGAACCGCACCGAAAGAGACGAGCTAGCCCATATCATTATCACTTTTGGCGTCCGCGCAGTCCGCTTAAGTCGTTCAAGAAAAAGAAACTGTCTGCTTCTAGAGAACGGGCGCAAAGTGCAAGTGGATCAAGGGAATATGCCAAACATTCAGTTGAAAGTTGGTCAACGCAAGATGTTATACCAGAGGCAAAAAAACCTGGAAATTATCCTGAAACTTCTGCCAGAAAAAAGAACACCAATCAACCAAAAAAGCCAAACACTGACTCCAACATAGCAACAAGTGGCGACAACAAACCTAGTGTTTCTACCAAACAAACGAAAGAAGGcattttagaaacaaaaagtGTGAAGAAGGAAAGTAATTCGcctcaaaaatcaaaaactgaagaaACTAAGTTTAAAGcttcaatgaaaaaaagaaagaaggccaaaagtaaaaaaaggcaTGCCACCAAATCTAAAGATTCTACCGAACAAGCAAGTGTACAAATTTCAGAAGAACATCGTGTAGAAAAAGACAGCAATCCAGCTCAAAAATCATCGGTTTCAACGGATATACGTACTAAAGTTACAAAACGTGACGGAAAGAAATCTAAACTATCTGCTATTCCaacgaaattaaaaagtctACATGAACACGAAAAGACGCCTCAAGAATCATTGATTACTACGGAGACTAAGCAATCGAAAACTTCGATCGTAACAAAGGGTAAAAAAGATGGTTCGCAAGACACTTTAGTTTCAACAGAAACTCATGAAACAAAATGCAAAACCCAAACTGAAAGATCAGTAGCAAAAACGGACAGCAAGTTATCGGAACGCACGGCTCATAAATCTACTGAGTCCAAAACATCATCCGTTCCGAAAGATGTATCAAAAGCAAGAAGTGACAGCAAATCGCCTTCAAAATCGGCGGAGTTCAAGGAAACACAGTTGGTTGCTGTGGTGACGAAAAGAGCAGATATTGACGACAGTTTACCAAACACATCGTTACCGAAAGCCAAAGAAACTAAAACAGCTCAAAAAATGTCCTTTGTTGATATAGTTAAGGCCTTATTGCCTCGAATAAAATCTCGGCGTCAAGCCTTAACGATATCACAAGAGGTTGCCGCAAGAATTAATCGGCAACCTCTATACCAACCGCAGTCGCTAACGTCTCGCTTACTAAGATCAGCTGGCGTACAAACTGCTATGAATTGGTATCATATAATACCATTGCATAGAGACGCTGCATCCTGCAGTCTCAGAGAACTTATAAGGATTGCAGTACAGTATGAAAAACAAGTGTTGGGAAAGACGGGAACACATAATTTACCCATACATATCGCTAAGTGCCCGCAAAGACCTCTGTGTACAATTCGCCCTGATATATCTGCCGCAACGACTTCGAGATCAGCTGAGACCGATGTACGTTGGTTTGAATTGGTTCAAGTATTAGACAGCCCAGGACAGCGTTTTTACTGTAGGGCAATCCTACCCAGAAGAAACACTTCTAGCGGCCAAACCGCACAGCATACAGCCGGGAATAGTCAAACAACTGGTGTATCTAAGACAACCAGGCAAACAGTGCTCACGACCGCACAAGCGCCACAAACTACGCAAAGCAGGGTTGAAATGACCAGTACGGCAACGCAGTCTGATCTTCAAACAACTCCGTCCAATGTAGCAGTGGGTACGCACGATGCAGACATTCCAATTAAAACCGACGTAGCGGTGGGTACGGATGATTCTGAAAATCAAATACCAGAATCCAGCAAACTTACAGCAGCAACGCAAACTCAGCCGATTAGTACAAAGACGCAGTCCACGTTATGCGACGTCCCGGAACAAGTAAATGCTGCAACGCAGTACGATCCGCCACCGTTAGTGCGCGATCCAGTTGTGATTGAAACTGACGGTGGTGAAGTCAATACATTAGCAATATTATGTCAGTTGACTATGTTGGCGCCACTGGCCACACATACTTCGGTCCAAACCACTGGTTTTGAAGTTGATACCTTATTTTCTTTGTGTCGCGTAGCAATGTCGGAACCCGTGTCAAAACAGGCTGCAACCCAAACTATTGGTATTGAAGTTAAGATACAAGCCATACTGACTGACGCGACGGAGCTGCCGACAAACGAACAATATTCGCAATGGGAACCACAAAGGCAAGTAGAAGAACAACCGTTGGATTATTTGAATACCGCTGAAACCAGCAACAATACACAAGCTGTTTCTAACCGATTGCCGGTTGAAGTTGAGGTTAATATTGATAGGATTCTAGGTGAACTAAGCCTTGAATCCAATTCTGATTTGGACGAAAACGTAAAGCAATCAATAATGGTTTCGGATGTAGTCGACATCTCAAATACTCATACTAACAGTAAAAGAGAAACTCTCTCTGACATTCTTCCAGACGGCGTAACAACGTTATCTTCCGATTCTTCAGAAGGTCCATGGGACGTGCGAAATTTACGTGAAAACATCAACGAAATAGATAAAGAATGCAAGTTCACATTTGCTAATGTAGATTTACACAGTGATGCGAGTCTGGATATGCGTCCTTCAACATCGGAGCCCGCTCTGCATAGACTAAACATGCTCAAGAAAGACCATGTATGGCAATTTAAGCCCAACTTTTCGGCTAGACGAAACAGTGGCAGTTCGTCAGAAACTGTCGAGTTAGCGATTTGGCAGGAAATTGAGTGTATGAGGAAGGCAAAAAGTGCAAATGTTATTTCCGATACGCAGACTACACAGACTGCTTCAAGACAGCAAATAAGCACAACTAAAGACGAGCGCTGTACTCAGAATACTGAGCATGACGAGAAGAATTcgagaaacgaaaatattgatGTACAAAACCAGCCTCCAAATTTCAATGGATTGGCACTGCAAAGATCTGTACCGCCCACACCAATTCAACGAATACCGTGCGTGTCATTGGATAGACTGGTATCAACTAATTCCCGAGATATGAAACGACAAATTACGCGCAGATATTCTGATCCTGAGTGTGGGGTTGGTACGATGCATGACACAGCGGAGAGACAGAACTCCATACTATTGGCACACAAATATGTGACCACGCAATTGGACGGGATTCCATCCATGCAGGAAATACGCGCTCGCAGAGAggttataaataatttgtatactcaGTTCGGTAATTTGAATTCCAACATTGTTTGGATTGGTAGGCTAAGACGACCGGTTGATATAAGAATAACAATTCGTCACATTTTGGGAATCACCAAAAATATCACTAGCTTTGTGGGCGATTgtctaaatatttcaaaattttgttcacttcAAGTCCTTCAGGATAGTATCGCAAATCTTGTTCCAGATGGCGAAATGGTACTATCGATAGGCTGCTTTTTACCACAAAATGCCAAATTTACTGAAGGTtatgaaatagtttttaatgAGCTTAAAGTCACACTGAAAGAGTCTAAAGTGCcaagaattaaaaaagaagatattgaaatgtatttatatccacttcagtcaGGCGCAACATTCGACTGTGGAACACAGTCCGAAGAATGGATTGGCTTTTTGAATAATGAACATAGACCAAATCTTTTATTGGCTTTTATGATACACAGCAAACGAATGTGTTCACCATTTTCGTATCTCTTTGACAAAGCATTTGAACGTGCAATGAAGGCATCACAAATTATTATCG ATGCCGAAGTTGCCAACCAATCAAATACGGAAGAATCGGAAAACAATGGTAGCGAGGtgcaaaatcaaatgaaaagtgAACAAAATATACCTGATACTCCAAGTAGGCAACCAAGCACTGAAAGTTCCGGAAGTAAGGCTACCGAGGTTCAGAATGAACCAAGAAGTGCAGTCACAGTACCTGATACTCCAAGTAAGCAACCAAGCACTGAAAGTTCCGGAAGCAAGGCTACCGAGGTTCCAAATGAACCAAGAAGTTCAGTAGCAGTACCTGACACTGCATTTAGGCGACCAAGCACTGAAAGTTCCGCCAGCAATAACACCGAGGTTACCAATCAATCAAGGACTAAAGAAACTTTAACTGCCACCATAGGAAAAAGAACG TCATTCGAGTCAGCCTACGATGGTGATATTTCGCAATCCTTGGATGGTTTGTCGCATACAGAAGTTACGCCTGTCAAGAGTGCGCCTGAACACAAGAGAGTTACCGAGGAACATGCAGACACCGACTATGAAGACACCCCT aagaaTCGCAAAAAAGCCAGTAGAATGAAAAGGAGGTCAAAG CTGCCTAATAAGTCCACATCTTCTCCGCCGACTACAGAAAGCACTGATAAGTCGATTAAGGATGAAGATGGCTTACAAAGTAAGGGTAGCGCAAAACGTAAACAATCTttaaagaagcgcaagaaaaGAGAAGTCTCATTATTAACACCACCGTCATCATCATCTTTCTACAAGAGTGAAAGATTGACCATGAGACGACCAGAGAATAGTGGTAATGAGAATAACGTAATATCTGTACCTGCCGTATCATTAAGTCAGATAACAAATCGCGAAATAATTTCACATCCTTTCCAAGAAACGTTGAACATTAGTAAAGGAAGTGTTTCGGAAAGCCAAAATCAAGCTTTTCCACGTATGCGGAGCCTAACCAGTTCaa GTTCAATTGACGAGGAGACTTCAAAACAAGAAGCAGAACAAATCGCTAAACGGAAAGACAGGAACACTAGAAAGGAATGCCAACACAAACAGGGGCGCAGTGGAGATAACAGAAGTGGCTCTATTCGCATTGTGGAATATGAGACGGATGCTAACATTAATACAGACGACGACTTCTCTACCTATGGAAAATTGAGTACTGAAACtgacatatataatataaaggaTGTAGATCTTTCATACACATCAAGTACATCTGACGGAAATACAAAGAAGAAGTATAAATTAAAGCAAGACCGAAAGAAACGCACACTTCAGAAGAGATCTTCAGATTATGTAAGTCTTGCTAGTGAATATGAGACAAAATGCAAAGAAAGTCCACGCCAAACAAATTCTACGGATTCCAGCCTAGAAATCATTGATTTAACTGGCATAGACTCTAGCTCTTCCGACGATGAAACGGATAGCGAAAATGAAGAGATCAAAACTTCAAGTAGTGAGAGGAAACTAAGACCCTCTAGCGCCCACAGTGTGATTGCACGAAACGAGtttgacacacacacaccgactGTAGAAAAATCTCTCGACATGGCTAGCAAGCATTGTTCCCCTGATTTAGGTTCCGAAAGCAGAAAAGGGAGTGAAGGAGGTGTAACAACTCACAAAGAGCATACTAGAGAGACATCATTACAGAATACAGAAAGTGAAAAGCACGAAGCCAGAGATAAAGAAAACCAGTCATTGCGCTTCAACATATCGGGGGAGAATAAACCTGAAGATAGAATTAATACAGAGACATTTGGATCTACCTATAATAGTAGTATAATGCAACCTGGGCGTAGTGACAGTGGTGCTTTTGATCTGCACTACTCGGACAGTGAAAGTGATGAAACATCAAGTGATTCGAATTCATCCGTAAAAACGACAATTAGCAAAGCTGCAAGCATTAAGGTTGCGGAAGAAACCACAAAGGACAACGAAACTGACAAAAAAGACGACAATCAGGCTATTAACGACTCCGATCGTAGGCACAGCACTGAAAGCGGAGAAAAGGCAAGAAGCAGCAAGACAAGTAATGAAGATACTTCATCAGGAACTGAATCGTCTGGTAGCAGCACAACGACTAGTTCTGGAAGCAAGAACGAAAATTCATCCCACTCAAGCTCAAGCGACGATGATACCCTAAAAGATGAAACACAAACCACGATTCCTCAGAATAAAACCAATGAAAGTGGTATGCAGGATATGGCAGAGAACACAGATGCGGAAGATACTGAAGGAGAGGAAGATATGCTTCAGACAGAATCATTCGATCAAAACACAAATTTGGAAATTGTGGAAGCATTTAATAATTCTCGCCATATGCGCAGAATTGCCGAAGGCTTTGCGGGTTCTTTAAGTAATGCAGAAGAAAGCCAGTCAGTTGAAAAAAGACAGTACATTTTAACTGAGCAACACCAAGCCATTGTAATGCCAACGACTTCTTCTGTACAACCGTCTCCGAATCGCGCACCAAAAGATCCCATTTTTCGGAAACCTGCCAAACCCATTAATCCACCTGAATCTGAAAATCTGAAATCAAATGAATCTGCTTACTGGCCTTTTCCACTATCAGAGCGGGAGCCACGAAGAGGCTGGGCTACAGAG GCTGCTCAAGCAGAGAGCGGTGAAGTACGTTCGCAACAAGTGTCGTGCACTTGCTTGGATTCAAGCATAATTGAGTCAACCTTAGCGGCACCACAAGGGCCTTCTCGTGTTATTCGCGAAACGCCTGAAGCAGCCATTGAGGAAGCAGCAATTGGTGGCACGTTTGATATACCAACATCGCCGACAAGTAGTGGACCAGCATGTGTAGAGAATAGTAGTGTCCACCTTAACGAAGAGGATTGGTCTATATCGAATCTGTTAGAAAATTCTACCGATAACTGGGAAGACTGGGCTGTCCAAGCCAGAA ATGAACTGATTGATGTGTATTCGAGCGATGTGTTACTTTTAGAAGAGAGTTCGAACACACAAGTGAAAGAAAGTTCGAAAGATGATATTGTACCAAAATAA